A part of Victivallis lenta genomic DNA contains:
- a CDS encoding glycosyltransferase family 4 protein — protein MAEKRRILFLGGRAGFEGGIERYMFGTARLLREHGYEVSGAFDSPGREADRFLGGFDRIMSRSEAADRAAEFELAALHKAGSAAGLRLLARAFGRRLVFWAHDHDVYCPRRYYYTPFGRRNCARACSRFRCAGCALLASPRNWQGGGIAGQLGFLLRDAPRRLDILRETGTVVISDFMRNNLLRNGFREENIHLLSPFIRVEPEARRPEPAPELRLLFLGQLLRGKGCDLFLEMLRALGGPFRAVIAGDGNDRAGLEAMSRAFGFGERVRFLGWCGRPEELFAEADAAVFPFRWQEPFGLCGLEAAAHGVPVVAFDLGGVREWLIDGVTGIAVKPFDGKAMAAAVARLRDSAGLRREMGANGRRLAAERFSEERFLAGFGRLCGGSA, from the coding sequence ATGGCTGAAAAACGAAGGATTCTGTTTCTCGGCGGCCGCGCCGGATTCGAGGGCGGCATCGAGCGCTACATGTTCGGAACGGCCCGGCTGCTCCGGGAACACGGCTATGAGGTCTCCGGCGCATTCGATTCGCCGGGCCGGGAGGCAGACCGCTTTCTCGGCGGGTTCGACCGGATCATGAGCCGCAGTGAGGCGGCGGACCGGGCGGCGGAGTTCGAACTCGCCGCGCTGCACAAGGCCGGTTCGGCCGCCGGGCTGCGGCTGCTGGCGCGGGCCTTCGGCCGCCGCCTCGTATTCTGGGCGCATGATCACGACGTTTACTGTCCGCGGCGTTATTACTATACGCCGTTCGGCCGGAGGAACTGCGCGCGGGCGTGTTCGCGTTTCCGCTGCGCGGGCTGCGCGCTGCTGGCCTCGCCGCGCAACTGGCAGGGCGGCGGAATCGCCGGTCAGCTCGGGTTTCTGCTGCGGGATGCGCCGCGGCGGCTCGATATCCTGCGTGAAACCGGTACGGTGGTCATCTCCGATTTTATGCGGAACAATCTGCTGCGGAACGGATTCCGGGAGGAGAACATTCACCTGCTCTCCCCGTTCATCCGGGTGGAGCCGGAAGCGCGGCGGCCGGAACCGGCGCCGGAATTGCGGCTGCTGTTTCTCGGCCAGCTCCTGCGCGGCAAAGGGTGCGACCTCTTTCTGGAGATGCTGCGCGCTCTCGGCGGTCCGTTCCGGGCGGTTATCGCCGGGGACGGCAATGATCGGGCCGGACTCGAGGCGATGAGCCGGGCGTTCGGGTTCGGAGAGCGTGTCCGTTTCCTCGGCTGGTGCGGCCGGCCGGAGGAGCTGTTCGCCGAAGCGGACGCGGCGGTTTTTCCATTCCGCTGGCAGGAACCGTTCGGCCTCTGCGGGCTGGAGGCGGCCGCGCACGGGGTGCCGGTGGTCGCCTTCGACCTGGGCGGCGTGCGGGAGTGGCTGATCGACGGCGTGACCGGGATCGCGGTCAAGCCGTTCGACGGGAAGGCGATGGCCGCCGCCGTGGCGCGGCTGCGCGATTCCGCCGGCCTGCGACGCGAAATGGGGGCAAACGGCCGCCGGCTGGCAGCCGAACGTTTTTCGGAGGAGCGGTTTCTGGCCGGATTCGGCCGTCTGTGCGGAGGTTCGGCATGA
- a CDS encoding glycosyltransferase family 4 protein yields MKVAQVVRRFSFDEWGGTENVVWNSTLALRKLGIESEILATSALSLPGEEVRDGVRIRRFRYFYPYFPLPGKDRLALDKKGGSPYSPSLSRAMAKGGYDLIHIHAGGRIAMLAVAAAHQCRIPCVISLHGGFADVPKQELEEMLAPLRGKFHYGGVLDRLSGLHCNPVREADAVICVGQNEFRLLSPYGAERRVLYLPNGVDIEKFAGTPKARPVREEWNIPAERRLLLCVSRIDYQKNQKMLIPFLKQLTGRGEEVHLLLIGPVTAPWYAEELMALARQCRVADRVTLVPGLAPDDPRLVAAFQGADCFVLPSLHEPFGIVVLEAWAAGLPVLAAKVGGLRRLVQNGYSGLHFEPGIPATLMSAYERIVREPGLRESIVGWARQEVRCYSWPVIGRELARLYEGVCHG; encoded by the coding sequence ATGAAGGTCGCCCAGGTGGTCCGCCGTTTTTCGTTCGACGAGTGGGGAGGGACCGAAAACGTGGTCTGGAACAGCACGCTTGCGCTCCGCAAGCTCGGCATCGAGTCGGAGATTCTGGCGACTTCGGCGCTGTCGCTTCCGGGCGAGGAGGTGCGCGACGGGGTGAGAATCCGCCGTTTCCGCTACTTCTACCCGTATTTCCCGCTGCCGGGGAAGGACCGGCTGGCGCTCGACAAAAAGGGGGGCAGTCCCTATTCGCCGTCGCTCTCCCGGGCGATGGCGAAGGGCGGGTACGACCTGATTCATATCCATGCCGGTGGACGTATTGCGATGCTGGCGGTCGCGGCGGCGCATCAGTGCCGGATTCCGTGCGTCATCAGCCTGCACGGCGGATTCGCCGACGTGCCGAAGCAGGAGCTTGAGGAGATGCTGGCTCCGCTGCGCGGCAAATTCCATTACGGCGGGGTGCTGGACCGCCTGAGCGGGCTCCACTGCAATCCGGTCCGCGAGGCCGATGCGGTCATCTGTGTCGGGCAGAACGAGTTCCGTCTCCTCTCCCCGTACGGCGCGGAGCGCCGGGTCCTCTATTTGCCGAACGGGGTCGACATCGAAAAATTTGCGGGGACGCCGAAGGCGCGGCCGGTCCGCGAAGAGTGGAACATTCCGGCGGAACGCCGCTTGCTGCTCTGCGTTTCGCGCATCGACTATCAAAAGAACCAGAAGATGCTGATTCCGTTCCTGAAACAGCTGACCGGGCGCGGCGAGGAGGTCCATCTGCTTCTGATCGGGCCGGTTACTGCTCCCTGGTATGCGGAGGAGCTCATGGCGCTGGCGCGTCAGTGCCGGGTGGCCGACCGGGTGACGCTCGTGCCGGGACTGGCGCCGGACGATCCGCGGCTGGTCGCCGCCTTCCAGGGCGCGGATTGCTTTGTGCTGCCTTCGCTGCACGAGCCGTTCGGGATCGTTGTGCTGGAGGCGTGGGCCGCCGGACTGCCGGTGCTGGCCGCGAAGGTCGGCGGGCTGCGGCGGCTCGTGCAGAACGGTTACTCCGGGCTGCATTTCGAGCCCGGGATTCCGGCGACGCTGATGAGCGCCTACGAGCGGATCGTCCGGGAACCGGGGCTGCGCGAATCGATCGTCGGCTGGGCGCGGCAGGAGGTCAGATGCTACTCCTGGCCGGTTATCGGCAGGGAGCTTGCGCGTCTTTACGAAGGGGTCTGCCATGGCTGA